One Candidatus Zixiibacteriota bacterium genomic window, ACCTTAAGCAGTCGACCGGTCTCGGCGTCGATATAAGCCGTTGTTTTGTCCGGCAAGGACGTGTCGGTTGCCTTATCTCCCCACACCAGCGTGATGAATCCCTCGATATCAATTGCCCAGGCCGGACGATCGAGAAGCAGGTCGGGGAACAAGAGGCTGTCGAGCGGGACGTTGGTGTCGCGAGGCAGCGGCGCAAGCTTCGGCTCACCCGTTTTGATCGCTTTGGCCGCAACGGTATCCGCTCCGATCACGTACTCCCGCGCCAACTCCACCGCCTTCTCGGCAGTGATTTGAGGAGGAGGCATGTCCTGAGCATACGCCTCCGCACAAAGAACGACGACAATCCCAATAACCGTGATCGTTTTCGAGATACAACGCATCTTATAGACTATCACTCTCCCTCATGTCCGAGAGGTCATCGCTTACCACCAGTCCTCCGGCACATCCAGTTGCGACATTCCCGGCTGACCCCCTTGCGCCTTTTGCTCCTTAAGAAAAAAGACCGTCCATCCCGGTTTCAGCCCCCTTCGCTGAGCGCCGGGAGCAGGAACAGGAACATCGAGCCGCCATTTGATTCCAATCATCCAACAGGGCTCACCAGGACGCGGCATGGCCGTGGACGGGGGGTAGCCCTCGGGGAATTCTGTCTCGACAAAGTACGCGCTAAGCGCTAGGGCCCCATAAGGGGGCCAGACGTCGCCTCGGCTGAGAACTGTCGCAAGTGTCAGAGGCGTGGGCTTCGACAAAGACCAGTTGATCCTTTTGTAAGCCCCGAAGAGCGTGTTGAGACTGGTCCGCACGGTGTCCGTCGTTGGTACAAACCGTTCTGCATCAACCAGCATCACCTTGAGCAACCGTCCGGTTTCGGCGTCGATGTAAACGGTGCCTTTGTCCGGCGGCAAAGGCATCCGGGGATTGAGGTCCTTCCAAAAGATCGGGCGGAACCCCTCCAGATCAATTGCCCAGGCCGGACGATCGAGAAGCAGGTCGGGGAACAAGAGGCTGTCGAGCGGGACGTTGGTGTCGCGGGGTAGCGGGGCAAGCTTCGGCTCGCCCATCTTGAGCGCTTTCTCCGCAACGGTATCTGCTCCGATCACGTACTCCCGCGCCAACTCCACCGCCTTCTCGGCAGTGATCTGAGGAGGAGGCGTGTCCTGAGCATAAGCCGCCCCAACGAGGACCAGAGTAGCCACAATGATAGCGAACGTCTTTGCGAACATATACCCTTTTGCCATTCGCAAACTCCCACCTTCCTGACGGTGATCTTCTTCCCGCGTCACAATATAGACGAGAGCGAGCGGCAGATCAACCAATGAAATCGGATTGATCTTGTGGGCGGCAGACGTCCTCATCTGGCCCGTGATCACAACACCTGACGATGCTTCGTAGCGCGTCACCCCAGCGAAGGGGATTGTTGAGAAACCTCGACTGACTTCTCATCGTCGGGGAGACAAGCCCCCCGACTACGCGACTACGAGCCCTAACCTCGCGTAGCGGGCGGGGCTTGTCTCCGCCGCAAAAGAGTTTTTTCAACACGCCTTTCAGGTGGGTTTTCGTCTACCCCCGCACGGCTTTGTCGAGGAAGTCAATCACCTCGGCGACTTTCATCCGCTTCTGCTCCATAGTGTCGCGGTCGCGGACGGTCATCGTTTCGTCCTCGAGCGTCTGCCCGTCGACCGTGCAGCAGAACGGCGTCCCGGCCTCGTCCATACGGGCATAACGACGCCCTACCGCCCCGGAGACATCGTAGAAAACCTTGAAACGCTTACGCAGTTCATCGTAAACTTTCTCAGCGAATTCCGGCATGCCGTCCTTCTTGACCAGCGGAAATACCGCAACCTTGATCGGTGCCACCTTGGGAGAGATGCGCAAAAACACACGGTTCTCGCCGTTGATCTCGACCTCGTCGTAGGCGTCGACCAGGATCGTCAGCAGGGTGCGGTCGCAGCCGGCCGAAGTCTCCACGATGTAGGGGATGAATTTTTCTTTGTACTGGTCGTCCTGATAGCGAAGGTCTTTGCCGGTCGCTTCCATGTGGCGCGAAAGGTCGAAATCGGTCCGGTTGTGGACGCCCTCCAGTTCCTGCCAGCCGAACGGGAACTCGTACTCGATATCGTAGGCGGCCTTGGCATAATGGGCCAGTTCGTCCGGGCCGTGTTCGTGCCAGCGGAGCTTGTCCATGTTGATCCCGAGGTCGCGGTACCAGTTCCAGCGCTGCTCGCGCCAGTATTCGAACCATTTCTCATCCTCGGTCGGATGCACGAGATATTGCATTTCCATCTGCTCGAACTCGCGGGTGCGAAAGATGAAATTGCCGGGGGTGATTTCGTTGCGGAAAGCCTTGCCGATCTGGGCGATCCCGAACGGAATTTTCTGCCGCGAGGAGTTTTTCACGTTCAGGAAATTGACGTAGATTCCCTGGGCCGTTTCGGGGCGCATATAGACCACTGACGAGGAATCCTCGACCGGCCCCATGTGGGTCTTAAACATCAGGTTGAACTGCCGGGCCGGGGTAAGGTCGCAGCCGTTTTCGATCGGGTTTTTGGAGGGTTTGTGCGGGCAACGGGCTTCTTCGAGTTTATCCGCCCGGAAGCGTGCCTTGCAGGTTTTGCAGTCGACCATCGGATCGTTGAACTCGCTGACATGACCGGAGGTCACCCAGACCTGGGGGTGCATCAGGATAGCGGCGTCGATGCCCTCGATATCGGAGCGGCGGCTGGTCATCGCCTCCCACCAGAAGGTCTTGAGATTGCGCTTCAGCTCGGCGCCGAGCGGGCCGTAATCCCAGCAGGAAATAAGCCCGCCGTAGATTTCGGAGGAGGGGAACACGTATCCGCGTCGCTTGCACAGCGACATCAGTTTGTCCATCAGGTCGGATTCTTTTTTGGCCATGGTCTGCTTTCTATTCGATCAAGGTACTGTTCTTCAACTTCTGTAAAAACTCCAGCGATTTCAGATCGGTCTTGAGATCGGTCTGACAGGCGGCGAACCGTGTCAGCGCTTCGAGCAATTGCGCCGCCTCAGCATAGCGGATCGGCATCCCCGCAGCTTCCTTGAGCGAGGCGTTTTGCAGCTTTGCCAGATGCCGGTAGCCAACGCCGGAAAGGGGAATATAATAATCTGTCGGGGCTTGGCAAGAGGGGCAAAGCACCCCGCCGCGATCGGCGAAAAACGGCACGTTGCCGGCTCCGTTGGCAAAGCCGCCGTTGGATTCATCGCTCGTCGCCGGACGACCGCAACCGGCGCAGTAGGCCAGCGACGGATGATAGCCCAACTGCGACAGCACCCGCAGGAAAAACGCCACGAACAGCGACGGCAGACAGGTTTTGGGGACAGCCGCCACATAACCCAGATACGAGGCAAAATAATCGTAAAGTTGCCGCTGGGGCTCGTCTTCCGGCAGGAGCAGATACATCAACTCGCAGGCGGCCGAGCCATAGGCGAGCCTTCCGAGGGCTCCGTCTCCCTCCATGGAGAAGCTCTGCAGGGCGTCGATTTCGCGCACGTAGCCCCGGCTTTCCTTTTTGGAGTCGTAGAACGACAGCTCCAGCCGGGCGAACGTTTGCAGCCGTCCTCGGCGGGATTTCATGCTGCGGCCGCCTTTGTCGACCAGGGCCAGCTTGCCGAAATCGCGGCTGAAGAAAACAACCGTACGTGAGGACTCGGACCAGTTGAAGGCCTTAAGGACGATCGCTTCGGTTTTTTCCAGAGACATGGGATCGCTCAGAAGCCGCGATAGTAGTAGATCGTTTCGTTGGGGCGAACCATCCGATAGCGGGTGCGGGCGATATATTCGATATAGCGCTGGTCGGTTTCGAGCATCTTTTTGATGCGGCTGTCGTCGATCAGGTCTAGGAGGATACGCTGGTTGGACTCGATCAGCGCTTGTTTTTCCATTTCGAGGCGGATGATGCGCGGGATGCCGTAGTCGCCGACCATAAGCGACCAGAAGAACATGAGGCCGATCAGCCAGAGGCCTATTTTCATGAAACGCCTGCGGACACGGGCATCGGCGTTGGAGAGGCGGCTGACGAAATTCTCGGCCAGCGGCTGGAGAATTTTGCGACTTTGTTTGACACGACGCGGCATATAGGCAAATTAGTTCGGCGGGTCCGGGATGCAACAAAAAAGAGATAAGAGCGACGCAACTCGTCAATCAAGACCCCTAAGTAGAGCAAGTATGGAGGGAAAGAGGCAGCCAAGCCGACTACTTCTTAGGCTTCACCCAGAAGTGGAAGTACTTGGCGTTCTTCGGGTAAATCCTCTTGCCGTTACGAACGATGTAACGGCAGAAAACTTCCACAAGACCTTCACGGTCTTTAGCGTTTCCGCTCACTGGCACTCACCTCCTTTCGATGTTTAGTCTCTGCCCCTTCTACCCTCCGCCAACAACCTCTTGAGTCGCTGACGGAGGGGAGGGGGAAGTGCTAAACTGAAAGAGTGAGGGCCAAGAGAGGGAGGCACCTTCTTGCCTCTTCCACCTCCATCTGCTAGGCAATTTAGTATTGAGGTGAGAGTAAGGAACTCTCACCTCGAACAAGGCGCTACTTACCTTCCCGATTTAACCGAGCACAATGGGCGCAGAGCGGATAACCGCCAGTTCCCGATTTCTTGTATCGGGGTTCGATATTATTCCCTTCCGTACACTTTGTGTTGTCATGATGACAGTTCGTACCAGGAAGGATCGAATGCCAAGGCGTAGTTTTAGCCATATTATATTCCTTATAAATTTCAAGTTCAGATAATCGACATTCCTTTCAAATGTTGACAAGGAACGTCGATACCGTATAATATCAGTGGAGCGCTGGGGAATCGAACCCCACGGCCGCGAATCCAAATCCCCGCGCCGGGGACCCATCCGCGCCCCAACTTCGATTATTACTCAGGCCGGTAACCGCCAGCCTGAGTTTTCCTTAGGGATAAGACGCTAGGAACCCTCAACATGAGTCACAACATAGCGCGGGGTGGGGGTGGGCGGGCTAAGTCATTAATCGAATTAGACTTGCAGTCAACGTGGAAATGTTTGTCGATTAAGCACTTAGTGCTTGACAAATGGGATATAGCACTATATTTTTGCATATGAAATGCTCAGGGTAAATGCAGCCTCAAGTATTTCAAATTTAAGCCGGAGTTCCAGCTCCGGCTTTTTTGTTCATGTTATGAGTCTTCGTAAACGAATTCTCCGTTAGTAGTCTTCTTAATATGCTTATTCCGGACCAAGCTCCCGATAAAGCCGTTGAATCTCGCGGCGAATCCCGGATGCTCTATCGGGAATCCGGTCTCTTCTCCCAAGAGTGTGACTATTTCCTCCTTAGTCAGCGCCTTCCCTCTGTACTTATGGAGAGTGAGCATCACAGCTTCTCGCAGCTTCTCGACTTGGATCTCGCTGGCAGCACGCTTCGACTCCGTTTCCAGGTTCGGGAGCTCCCCCTGAACGCCATCGAAGTAACGGATCTGCCGATCACATTCGGCTATCGCCCTTTCAATCTCCTCGCGCTCGCGCTCAAGGCTGTGACGCCACTTCAATAGCGATTCTACATCACGTTTTATCATAGACTAAAGCTATAGGGGCTATGGGTGGCTGTCAAGCAATTTCTATGGGGCTAATCTTTTTTTTAGGGGGGGGCTGTCGTGCTGTACATAGGTGCAGTCTGTCATACTGGCAGCGTCTACTTCACTTCTTTCATCCCCCACCTATCCTTTGCGGCGATTGTAGCAAGCTATGACCAGTGCTCTTTCGTGAGCCAATTGCGCGAGCTTTACGACCTTTGAGTCCCGCGAGGTAGGCCCGTCGCACAACAGCAGGCATCATAGCGTCGCTCATGCTCTACTTGGGCCCTTGAACATGACCGGTGCGACCGGGATTTACCCCCCCCCACTTGTCAAATCTCCATCCCCCCGATTGTTAAATAATCGAGTCGCCGCGTCTCCATTAAGCTCAGATATGATAATGAGATAGATTGCTAACTTGTTAATTAACGAATTCCCGATTGTCAAATTCCCTAGCGAGAATCAACGGCTCTATGTTTTAGGTGGCATTACAGACTTGACCCCAATACCGACACGAGCGATCACCCCGTCCCCCCTCTGTTCAATTCTTGCACATAGCGGTTCGGTTCTCAACTAACTAGCCCAACTAGCCGATACTTACAGAGATAGACGGAGGAATGGAGTTCTCACGATCCTATGGCTAAAATTGACCAACTGCTCAGAATCGTCAAGCAGGCCAACGCCACCGACTTGCATCTTGCCGCCGGATCAGTTCCCATGGTCCGCTCGGGCGGAGGTCTGGACAAAACCTCGCATAAGAAACTCACCAGCGAGGCGATCAAGGCACTCCTGTACGAGATTCTCTCCGACACTCAGATCAAACGGTTCGAGCAGTCCGGCGATCTCGATTTCGCCTACAGCATCGACCAGGTCGCTCGTTTCCGGATCAACATGTACAAGATGATCACCGGTATCGCGGCGGCGGTACGGGTTATCCCCGAACATATCTACACCCTGAATGATCTCGGATTCAGCGAGACGGTCGCCAAGCTGGCCGAACATCGGGGCGGGCTGGTGCTTGTGACGGGGCCGACCAACTCCGGCAAATCGACCACGCTCGCGGCGATGGTGGACTATATCAACAGTCGCTTCTCCAAACATATCATCACGCTCGAAGACCCAATCGAGTTTGTCCACCATCCGCAGAACTCGCTCGTTTCGCAGCGCCAGATCGGTCTGCATTCGGAGAGTTTCGCCTCGGCCTTGCGGGCAGCCCTGCGTGAGGACCCCGATGTGATCCTGGTGGGAGAAATGCGCGACACCGAGACGATTTCGCTAGCCATCACCGCGGCCGAAACCGGTCTGCTCGTGCTTGGCACTCTGCATACCTGTACGGCGGTCGGAACGATTGATCGGATTATCGATGTCTTCCCGGCCGATTACCAGCAGCAGATTCGCATCATGCTGGCCGACACCCTGCGCGGTGTGGTATCGCAGCAATTGCTCAATCGGGCCGACGGCTCGGGACGAATAGTGGCCTACGAGTTGATGCTCTCCAGTCCGTCGATCCGCAATCAGATTCGTGAGGCTCGCACCCATCAGATTCCGTCTACCATCCAGACCGGCCGCAAACAGGGTATGCGGCTGCTGGACAGTCATCTCAAAGCTCTGGTCGACAGCGGCATCATCACCCCCCAGGAGGCGGTTCGTGTTGCCACCGACCCGGCCGAGTTCTACAGCAAAGTCAACCTCGAGGACAGTCAACCGGTGGAAGTATAGATGAGCAGCAAGAGCAAGCGCATTCGACTGGATCAGATTCTAATTCGGGAGGGGCTGATAACGGAGGAGCAGATCAAGGAGGCGTTGACCCGTCAGAAAGCTCACGGCGGTAAAATCGGCTCCCAACTGCTCTATCATCGCTATATCGACGAACAGGGATTGGTGAAAGCTCTGGCGATCCAGTTCGGTTGTCAGGGGGTGGTGCTTTCCGACCTGGTGATCCCCGAAGTCGTACTCAAGATGATTCCTCCCAAAATCGTTCTCGCGCGCAAGGTGGTGCCGTTCGACTACATCCCGGACGACAACCTGCTCAAAGTGGCCTGCGAAGATCCCACCGATGACGACCTTCGCAACGAACTCGGCTTTGTCGCACGCGGCAAAGATATCGAAATGTATGTGGCTGCCGAACTGGCCATCGATACGGTTATCGCTCGTCATTACCAGGGACGCGACATCACGCTGGCCGACCGCCAGTTGCTCCAGATTCCGGAAGATGTGACCTCGATGGAAGAGGCGGTCGAAACCGAAAAAGCCGAAAACGAACCTGCCGCGCAACAACCGGTCGTGCTGATATGCAGCGACGAGCAATATGCCCCGCCGTTGATGCAGTCCCTGCTCGAACGGGACGGCTATCAGGTAAAACATACCGACTCCGCCGACGATGCGATCGAGATGATCGGTAAGGACGCTTTCCACACGGTTTTTATCAAAGACACCGTTTCGGGCGATTATCTGGACCTGATCGACCGTCTTCGCAAAAATTCTCCGCGTACGCGGGTGCGCTATTACGAATCCGCTTCTAATCTTCTGCTCGATCAGGGTTCGTTGATCGAAGAGGGAGATTTGCTGGTTCGCAACCTCGAGCTGTTCACCTCGCTGTTGGCGCTTCAACGTAAAATTCCAATCAATCACAGCGGCAACGTGGGGCGCTATGCCGACCTGCTCTGCAAACAGCTTGGCATTCCCGACAAGGACCGGTTGGTAATCGTCAACGCCGCTTATCTGCACGACCTGTCGAAACATTATTACAGCATCGAGGACTCGCACGACCAGCAGCAGGTTATCAAGATGACCGTGCGGTTGCTCCAGTCGATCAACTACTCACCGACCGTGGTGGGGATACTGCGCTCGATGTACAAGAATCTGGGCGGTAAGTTCACCAAACGTCTGCCAATCGAAACACTTGGCGGCAATATCCTGACAATCGCCGATTTGTTCTGCGAGGCGATACCGGACTCCGATCATGTTTCGCTCGACAAATTCGAAGTGGTCAAAAAGAAGACGCGTGACCTGGTCGGGAAACTTTTCCTGACCGAGGTGGTCGAAGCGTTCATTACGATGGTTCACAAAGAGATTCTGACCGAGCAGTCGGACGAGCCGCCGATCCAGGTCATGATCTACAGCGATCATCCGGGTGCTATTTATCCCGTCGAACAACGCATCAAGAGCGCCGGTTTCCGCACGATTTCACAGAGTATCGAATCGGACTTCATGGAGTTGGTGCGTCGCTCCGAGCCGGAGATGGCGATCATGCTCCTGCACGGCGACCGCAACCGCATCTACGCCGTAATCGACCAGTTGACCGGCAGCGGCATGGACCTGGCCAAAACTCCGACCTTCCTGCTCGTCCAGGGCACGGCCACCCACGAGTTGACCGATTTGATGGATCAGGGAATCGAAGACATTCTCGGGCTCGATGTCAACCTCGATCTGCTCATTACCAAAATGCGCAAACTGCAGGGAATGATTCAGCAGCGCAAAACTCTTTCGACCCAGGCACTCAGGCAGTCGGGAGCTTCGGGTCAGCTTACCGACATGAACCTGATCGACCTGTTGCAGGCGCTCGGTCCGGGACAGAAGACCGTTCGGATCGATGTCAAACCGGCTGATTCCGAAGTGAACGAACTGGTTATTTACCTCAACACCGGCCAGATCACACACGCCAAATGCGGCGAGTTGACCGGGGCCAAAGCAGTCTACGAGGGTTTGGCGATTGCCGAAGGTTTCTGGCAGGTGACACCGCTCACCCCCGAACAACTACCCACTCCGAACAACAGCGAGCCGAACGAGTCGATCCTGATGGAAGGCTGCCGTTTGATCGACGAACGCCTCCGCGCCGGCCAGTTGTTGTAGGATTTTCTCAGCGTAACACAGCCACGTTGTCCGAAGGCCGAATTACGAGATCCTGGTCGGCGACCAATGGATTTGTTGTCATTGACAGATATCGGGGAGATATTTCAGATTAATGAACAGCACTGGTTCTAAACGAGGGATCGGGGCGTCTCCGATCCGGATCAGAAGGGGAGGCGCCCCGGTTTTTGAGGGGACAATGGCAGATGTCTCGCCAATGAGATGTTGGTAACTTTCTAAGCCAACTGCCGGGGGGCGGGCCGGTACTTGTTGCGCTGCACCGACCCGCGTGTCAACAGAAAGGAGTTGTCGTTTAGGGACAAGGTACCGGCTCCGGACCGTTTTGGAACATGTAGGTCACCAGGTAGACCAGATCGGAAATATCCGGCATACAGCTACCGTCACCGTTGATATCGGCCTCACTGAAGTGATGTTCCGGGCAGTCAGGAGCGCTGGGCTCATCACATGGCGGTTGAGGTCCGTTCTGGAACATGTAAGTAACCAGGTACACCAGATCGGCAATATCCGGTCCTCCGGAACCGCTATGGTTGATATCTCCCCGGCTCTCACAGCAACTTTCACAAACATCGCCAACGCCGTTCGAATTGGTATCGGCCTGGTCGGGGTTATATACATTGAGGCAGTTGTCGCAACTGTCTCCCACGCCGTCGGCGTCGATGTCCTCCTGAAGCGGATTGGCCGTCAACGGGCAGTTATCGGAGCTGTTGGGGACACCATCGCCGTCCTGATCGAACGAGGCCACCCCGTACAATTCCAGATACGGCGGGTAAGTCCCTTCCTTGGAGTAGAACTTACTGAATTTCTCGCCGTATTGTGCCTGGATTACGATACCGTAGTCGTTGATCGTACCGGCCAGCCATTGGTTGACTACATCCGAAATATCCAGTCGATACCAGCCGAGGGCGGGGCCGAAATTATAGTAGAGGGATGATGTCGAGTTATGTGAAACATGGTTGTACTCATTCCAGGTGTCTTCATCCCAATCTTCCGTGGCAACGAACAGGTCGCATTCGGTATAGTAATCGCCGGGGCAACGGAAATAGCGATATAAGTTAACGAAAGCACTGTCGATCGTTTGCCCGGCATAAGCGGTCAGATCCCAGCGCAGCATAATCCGTTCGTGATGTCCGGCGCCGTCGTAATCGGCGGTCCAGAGCGATGCTTGTTCCACCGGGTGTTGATGTCCGCTGCCTTCATCAGGATCAGAGTAGAGGTCGTCGGAAGGCTCCAACTGCAGCCCCTGAATCGGACAGGGATCGGACAGGCAGTCGAGTCCCTCGCTCCAGGTACCGCCAAGGGCATCACACTCGGTTTGTATGATGCCGTCATAACAGTCGGGATCGGAGGGGTCGGTATAAACACAGCAACGTCCGGTAGCCGGGGGATCATCGGTCACCTCGATGTTGTCCAGTCCGAAAATATCAGCGTCGGTACCGTAGTATTGGAAGCCGATCCTTATCGGATTAGTGTTTCCGGCCCAGGCGTCAAGGGCTACACTTACGAAGTACCATTGGAACTCGGGATAGCCGGTGCCGTAGGAATCGAACACTTCGGTCCAGTTGACGCCGTTGTCGTCGGTGACATAGACCTTAAAATCATGGGGGTAGTCATAACCCTGAAGCATGTAGAATTCGACTCGGAGCAGGGATGAAGCGCCGGACACGTCAAGCTCCGGGGTCAGCAACCATTCATCCTGCAGGGTAACCGGATCGGTCTGATCCCAGGTAACGAGGGCGGCATTCGTCCCGCCGCCGGTATAAGTGCCTCGGAACCAGCCATATCCTTCATTGAGGTTGAGCGTATCCCAGCCACTCGGGGGAAATGTTGTTCCTTCGAAATCCTCCCACAGATATTGGGTGCGGTTTTTGTCAGCCGTTACCGGGGCGGGATTACTGGGAAGCGGGAAAATGCCGTCGACTAGTTGGCTGCGGTTCATATAGACAGTCACATCGCGGGTCTCGGCTCCAACGAGGTCGACCGCAATGATGCCTGTTAACAAGGCAACGGCAGCGACCGCCGTAATAACTCTAATCATAACTCTCCTACCTTTCTGCAAAGGCTGTAGTAGCTTGGTGATGGGGACTGAAAGCGTCCACCTTGTCTGGTGTATAAGTGAAGTATCATTATCAATCCAAAGAGACCGGCGATGCGGTACGATGTATCGCTTTATGTATGATCTAAATTCCTACTTGCAGTCTTATCAGGAGTCGATCGGCCTGTTGATCTTCTCCGTATCCGGGAAGACCGCCGTCGTTGGCGAATCCCAAACAAGTCTGATAATCCATTTTGAATCGAGCGTCTCCGGGGCCAAGGCCGACGTTAATCCCCACGGTCAGAAAACTGCTCCGATAATCACCTTCGAGGTTGGCGGCCTGATCCCACCATTGATATTGCACGTATGGTTGCAGATAAGTGAAGCGCTCGCTTTCGAGCGGCAGGCTGTAACCGGCCTGTACCATGACCGCGTTCATCTCCAGATCCTCGAAAGGAGCTCCTACCGTCTTGGCCGTGCTGCTGGAGTCGGCCCAAATATCGGCGTAGTAAGGGATATCCAGGGCATCTTTGAACCCTTTACCGAGGAAGACTTCCCCCTGCAATTCCAGGTTATGGTCGTTGTAACGGAGGCCTGCAATGGCGCGGTGACCGTCGTAAATCTGTTTGTGCTCGGTCCAGAAAACGGTATAGTCGTCGCGAGCACCTCCGGGAGTCGGAATAGAGTCTTTTGTATTGTAAGGTGCGTTCCATCGCCAGAAATCGTAACCGGCAGCCAGGGTCAGTCCGGGAAGCGGTGTTCTATAATGAATCCCCAAATTGATATCGTGCTCGTCGTCAAGTGTTCCGCCGCTGCCTTCCGCTATCACGAGTTGGGTGAAAATGCCGGAATGCTCACCCAGGTCTTTATCGAATTCGACCGCGAAACCCAACGGGTGACAGGGACTGAATTTTTTGGCGAAGACCGGTTTTTCAGCCGTCAACAACTGAACGCATTCATCGTACATTTCGAACCCGCGCAGGACATGTCCTTTGGTAATGCCTGCCTTCCAATCGGAGGAGAGGTTGAGCATCAAACCGGCTTCGATTACCATGAAACCGCCGTCGAGACACGAGGCTGATCCGAACTCGAGATTGTACTCCAGGTAATTTTCGTAATTGCCTTCAATGATCGCCTTGGCTTCTCTGATCGTGAATCCGGTCTCGGCCAGACGAGCGAAACCGAAAGCGTAAGTTGAATCTCCGCCCGAATAGGATTCAGCCTGAATAGCCATTTCCACGTGAACCGTCGGCAA contains:
- a CDS encoding glycine--tRNA ligase; amino-acid sequence: MAKKESDLMDKLMSLCKRRGYVFPSSEIYGGLISCWDYGPLGAELKRNLKTFWWEAMTSRRSDIEGIDAAILMHPQVWVTSGHVSEFNDPMVDCKTCKARFRADKLEEARCPHKPSKNPIENGCDLTPARQFNLMFKTHMGPVEDSSSVVYMRPETAQGIYVNFLNVKNSSRQKIPFGIAQIGKAFRNEITPGNFIFRTREFEQMEMQYLVHPTEDEKWFEYWREQRWNWYRDLGINMDKLRWHEHGPDELAHYAKAAYDIEYEFPFGWQELEGVHNRTDFDLSRHMEATGKDLRYQDDQYKEKFIPYIVETSAGCDRTLLTILVDAYDEVEINGENRVFLRISPKVAPIKVAVFPLVKKDGMPEFAEKVYDELRKRFKVFYDVSGAVGRRYARMDEAGTPFCCTVDGQTLEDETMTVRDRDTMEQKRMKVAEVIDFLDKAVRG
- the recO gene encoding DNA repair protein RecO, which translates into the protein MSLEKTEAIVLKAFNWSESSRTVVFFSRDFGKLALVDKGGRSMKSRRGRLQTFARLELSFYDSKKESRGYVREIDALQSFSMEGDGALGRLAYGSAACELMYLLLPEDEPQRQLYDYFASYLGYVAAVPKTCLPSLFVAFFLRVLSQLGYHPSLAYCAGCGRPATSDESNGGFANGAGNVPFFADRGGVLCPSCQAPTDYYIPLSGVGYRHLAKLQNASLKEAAGMPIRYAEAAQLLEALTRFAACQTDLKTDLKSLEFLQKLKNSTLIE
- a CDS encoding septum formation initiator family protein; translation: MPRRVKQSRKILQPLAENFVSRLSNADARVRRRFMKIGLWLIGLMFFWSLMVGDYGIPRIIRLEMEKQALIESNQRILLDLIDDSRIKKMLETDQRYIEYIARTRYRMVRPNETIYYYRGF
- a CDS encoding type IV pilus twitching motility protein PilT; translated protein: MAKIDQLLRIVKQANATDLHLAAGSVPMVRSGGGLDKTSHKKLTSEAIKALLYEILSDTQIKRFEQSGDLDFAYSIDQVARFRINMYKMITGIAAAVRVIPEHIYTLNDLGFSETVAKLAEHRGGLVLVTGPTNSGKSTTLAAMVDYINSRFSKHIITLEDPIEFVHHPQNSLVSQRQIGLHSESFASALRAALREDPDVILVGEMRDTETISLAITAAETGLLVLGTLHTCTAVGTIDRIIDVFPADYQQQIRIMLADTLRGVVSQQLLNRADGSGRIVAYELMLSSPSIRNQIREARTHQIPSTIQTGRKQGMRLLDSHLKALVDSGIITPQEAVRVATDPAEFYSKVNLEDSQPVEV
- a CDS encoding DUF4388 domain-containing protein; the encoded protein is MSSKSKRIRLDQILIREGLITEEQIKEALTRQKAHGGKIGSQLLYHRYIDEQGLVKALAIQFGCQGVVLSDLVIPEVVLKMIPPKIVLARKVVPFDYIPDDNLLKVACEDPTDDDLRNELGFVARGKDIEMYVAAELAIDTVIARHYQGRDITLADRQLLQIPEDVTSMEEAVETEKAENEPAAQQPVVLICSDEQYAPPLMQSLLERDGYQVKHTDSADDAIEMIGKDAFHTVFIKDTVSGDYLDLIDRLRKNSPRTRVRYYESASNLLLDQGSLIEEGDLLVRNLELFTSLLALQRKIPINHSGNVGRYADLLCKQLGIPDKDRLVIVNAAYLHDLSKHYYSIEDSHDQQQVIKMTVRLLQSINYSPTVVGILRSMYKNLGGKFTKRLPIETLGGNILTIADLFCEAIPDSDHVSLDKFEVVKKKTRDLVGKLFLTEVVEAFITMVHKEILTEQSDEPPIQVMIYSDHPGAIYPVEQRIKSAGFRTISQSIESDFMELVRRSEPEMAIMLLHGDRNRIYAVIDQLTGSGMDLAKTPTFLLVQGTATHELTDLMDQGIEDILGLDVNLDLLITKMRKLQGMIQQRKTLSTQALRQSGASGQLTDMNLIDLLQALGPGQKTVRIDVKPADSEVNELVIYLNTGQITHAKCGELTGAKAVYEGLAIAEGFWQVTPLTPEQLPTPNNSEPNESILMEGCRLIDERLRAGQLL
- a CDS encoding DNRLRE domain-containing protein, encoding MIRVITAVAAVALLTGIIAVDLVGAETRDVTVYMNRSQLVDGIFPLPSNPAPVTADKNRTQYLWEDFEGTTFPPSGWDTLNLNEGYGWFRGTYTGGGTNAALVTWDQTDPVTLQDEWLLTPELDVSGASSLLRVEFYMLQGYDYPHDFKVYVTDDNGVNWTEVFDSYGTGYPEFQWYFVSVALDAWAGNTNPIRIGFQYYGTDADIFGLDNIEVTDDPPATGRCCVYTDPSDPDCYDGIIQTECDALGGTWSEGLDCLSDPCPIQGLQLEPSDDLYSDPDEGSGHQHPVEQASLWTADYDGAGHHERIMLRWDLTAYAGQTIDSAFVNLYRYFRCPGDYYTECDLFVATEDWDEDTWNEYNHVSHNSTSSLYYNFGPALGWYRLDISDVVNQWLAGTINDYGIVIQAQYGEKFSKFYSKEGTYPPYLELYGVASFDQDGDGVPNSSDNCPLTANPLQEDIDADGVGDSCDNCLNVYNPDQADTNSNGVGDVCESCCESRGDINHSGSGGPDIADLVYLVTYMFQNGPQPPCDEPSAPDCPEHHFSEADINGDGSCMPDISDLVYLVTYMFQNGPEPVPCP